TTGCCGACCTCGAGCATGTCGGGGTCGTTCCAGCGGTCGTGCCCGGCGAACTGAGCGAGCGCGTCCTGCCGGTCGAGGATGTCGATGACGCTGTCCCACCGGTCGGCGATGTCGTGTGAGGTCCGCCAGAGATGCCCGACGCTGCCACCCCACTCCCATGGCCGGTTGCGACCCCACTCGCAGATCGAAAGGACCATCGGCCGGCGGGCTGAGCGGATCGCCTCCGACCACGTCGTGAACGTCGCGCGCGCGTCGAGCCCCTCCGTGTGGCACCAGTCGACCTTCATGAAATCCACGTTCCATGACGCGAAGCGGCGCGCGTCGACGAACTCGCGCCCGCGGCTGCCGGGGTAGCCCTGGCAGGTGCGATCGCCGGCGCAGGTGTACAGGCCGAAGCGCAGGCTGCGTTCGTGGAGATAGCCAGCGAGGGCGCGCATGTCGGGGAAGCGCCAGAGATTCGGCTCGAGATTGCCGTCGTCGCCGCGGAGGCTGCCTTCCCAAGCGTCGTCGACGACGACGTAGCGGTAGCCCGCGTCGCGCATGCCGCTCTCGACGAGCGCGTCGGCTGTCTCACGCACGAGCTGATCGGACACGAAGGGGCCGAAGCGATTCCAGGAATTCCAGCCCATCGGCGGCGTCGGCGCGAGGCCGTCGCTGAGCGCGCCCAGTCCCATCTACTTAGAGCGGGGTCCGGCGGCTGGTCAGTCCTTCGGGTTGCCGCTGGGATCGAGCGAGACGAAGTACGACTCGCAGGCCATCTCGACGAGCTGGGACGTGAGCGCCGGCGGTTGGCCGAGGAAGCGCGCGGTGTCGATCAGCTGCTCGATGATGTCGCGCGGGTGGCACGAGCGAAGCCCGATGTTCTTCGTCCGGTAGATCGCGAGGATCTGGGACATCGACTCGGCGCGGTACTCGATGTTCTTCCGCGCGCACATACGCTTGAAGATCTCCTCGTACTGCGCGACCGTCGGCGCTTCGATGCCGATCTTGTAGCGGATGCGCCGCAGGAACGCTTCGTCGACGAGGTCGGCCGGGTCGAGGTTCGTCGAGAAGATGATGAGCATGTCGAAGGGGATCTCGATCTTCTTGCCGGTGTGCAGCGTCAGGTAGTCGACGCGCTTCTCGAGGGGGACGATCCAGCGGTTCAGGAGGTCCTTGGGTGACACGCGCTGCCGGCCGAAGTCGTCGACCATGAAGATGCCGCCGTTCGCCTTCATCTGGAACGGCGCCTCGTAGAACTTCGAGGTCTCGTCGTAGATGAGGTCGAGCGTCTCGAGCGTGAGCTCGCCGCCGGTCATCACGATGGGACGCTTGCTGATGATCCAGCGGTGGTCGAAGCGCAGCCGGTCGGACGCAGCCTGCTCCATGACCGGACGGTGGTAGACCTGATCGAAGACCTTGATGACCTGTTGATCGATCTCGACCGCGTACGGCAGCACGACCTCACCGCGCATGAGTGATACGAGCACTTCGCCGATCGTGGTCTTGCCGTTGCCGGGAGGGCCGAACAGAAAGATCGACTTGCCGGAGTTCACGGCCGGCCCGAGCTGCGCGAGCGTCTCGCGCGGGATGACCATGTGCGCGAACGCGCGCGCGAGGTCCTCTGGTGTGACGTGGATGTTCGAGATGGACTGGCGCTGCACCGCGGCGATGTAGGTCGCGAGCGGCACCGGCGCCTTGCCAACGTATTGGCTGCGCTGGAGCGCTTCCTGCGCCTTCTCCGATCCACGGTCGACGATGACGAACTGGTACGACGCGGACGAGATGCCCGCGCCGCCACGGATCTCCACCAGACGCTCGGTCTTGAGGAAATCCATGATCTTGTCGGTCACGCCCTGGATCGAGAGACCGAGCGCGCTCGCGAGTTCGGCCATGGACATCTGGCCGCGCAGATAGAGCGTCTTCAGCGCGAGGTCCGCGAGGAAGCCCAGCGTCAGTCCGGTCTGCTCGACTGTCTGCGGCTCGGGTGGCAGCGGGATCGCCGGCATCTCCGGATGCATCGCGGACGCGGCGCCCGCGGGGGCCGCGGGTCGTGTCTGCGTTTGCGGTTGGTACAAGTTCCTCTGAACCCCTTCCTGAATGCCTAACGGAGCATAGCGTCGAAGGTCGCCTCGTCTACCACTTTGACACCCAGCTGATGTGCTTTCTCTAGCTTCGTGCCCGCGCCAGGTCCCGCGACGAGCAGATCTGTTTTCGCGCTGACGGAACTCGTCGTCTTTCCTCCGAGCGAGCGCACGATCGCCTCGGCTTCCTCACGCGAACGTCGCTCGAGCGTTCCGGTGAACACGACCGTCTTGCCTGCGAACGGTCCGCTTGCCGCGACCGCGCGCGGTGTTGGGAGGATCGGACGCAGGTCTGCTTCGCTGAGCCGATCGAGGAACCGCTGCTCCTCGGGCTGCTGGAAATGCTCGCTGATGCTTTTCGCGACGACCTCGCCGATGCCGCTGATCTGCTGGAGCTCTTCCGCACTGGTACCGCGGAGGACGCGCAGCACGTCACCGAAGGACGGGTCCTCGGGGAGTCGACCGACGAGCCAGTGCGCGAGATCGTCCGCGGTCGTCCAGCCGAGGTGCGGCACGCCGAGCGCGTTCAGCATTCGCCCGAGCGGCCTGCGCCGGGCGTTCTGGATGCGCTCGTAGATGTTCGACGCGCTCTTCTCGGCGAAGCGATCGAGATCCATCAACTGTTCTTTGGTGAGGAAGAACACGTCCGCCGGATTGCTCACGAGTCCGCGCTCCTGAAGCTGCGTGATCAGCGCCCAGCCCATGCCCTCGATGTCGAAGCCGCCACGTCCAACGAAATGGCCGATCCGTTGTCCGGTCTTCGCGGGACATTCCGGATTCCCGCACCGGTACGCGACCTCGCCCTCGACGTGTTCGACGCTGCCGCCGCACTCGGGGCAGCGCTCGGGCATCGCGAACTCGGGATACG
This sequence is a window from Candidatus Limnocylindria bacterium. Protein-coding genes within it:
- a CDS encoding ATP-binding protein, with protein sequence MYQPQTQTRPAAPAGAASAMHPEMPAIPLPPEPQTVEQTGLTLGFLADLALKTLYLRGQMSMAELASALGLSIQGVTDKIMDFLKTERLVEIRGGAGISSASYQFVIVDRGSEKAQEALQRSQYVGKAPVPLATYIAAVQRQSISNIHVTPEDLARAFAHMVIPRETLAQLGPAVNSGKSIFLFGPPGNGKTTIGEVLVSLMRGEVVLPYAVEIDQQVIKVFDQVYHRPVMEQAASDRLRFDHRWIISKRPIVMTGGELTLETLDLIYDETSKFYEAPFQMKANGGIFMVDDFGRQRVSPKDLLNRWIVPLEKRVDYLTLHTGKKIEIPFDMLIIFSTNLDPADLVDEAFLRRIRYKIGIEAPTVAQYEEIFKRMCARKNIEYRAESMSQILAIYRTKNIGLRSCHPRDIIEQLIDTARFLGQPPALTSQLVEMACESYFVSLDPSGNPKD
- a CDS encoding glycoside hydrolase family 27 protein; this encodes MGLGALSDGLAPTPPMGWNSWNRFGPFVSDQLVRETADALVESGMRDAGYRYVVVDDAWEGSLRGDDGNLEPNLWRFPDMRALAGYLHERSLRFGLYTCAGDRTCQGYPGSRGREFVDARRFASWNVDFMKVDWCHTEGLDARATFTTWSEAIRSARRPMVLSICEWGRNRPWEWGGSVGHLWRTSHDIADRWDSVIDILDRQDALAQFAGHDRWNDPDMLEVGNGGMTDAEYRAHFSLWAILAAPLMAGNDLRKMSDATRAILTAPEVIAVDQDPLGRQGRRVDRARDVEVWVRELAGGARAVVLLNRGETAARAEVTWDLVGGSISDTALVRDLWERQDVGRRRQGYDVTLAPHSAAMLKATRDNPARA